The following are from one region of the Edwardsiella tarda ATCC 15947 = NBRC 105688 genome:
- the eco gene encoding serine protease inhibitor ecotin has product MKTFSMVMAGMLLAASSATAWAGTTDRSPQPLDKIAPYPQAEKGMTRQVIALPPRADEADLRVELLIGKTLSVDCNRQRLMGELESKTLEGWGYDYLVMDKVTGPVGTLMACPDSQRHQAFVTVHLGDDALQRYNSKLPLVVYVPQGVQVKYRIWQAQPQVQDALTQ; this is encoded by the coding sequence ATGAAGACATTCTCGATGGTGATGGCCGGCATGTTGCTCGCCGCCTCTTCTGCTACCGCCTGGGCTGGTACGACGGATCGGAGCCCGCAACCGTTAGATAAGATCGCCCCCTATCCGCAGGCGGAGAAAGGCATGACGCGTCAGGTGATCGCTCTGCCGCCGCGTGCCGACGAGGCGGATCTGCGCGTCGAGTTGCTGATCGGCAAAACGCTGTCGGTGGATTGCAACCGCCAGCGTCTGATGGGTGAGCTGGAGAGTAAGACTCTGGAGGGATGGGGATACGACTATCTGGTGATGGATAAGGTCACCGGGCCGGTGGGCACCCTGATGGCTTGCCCAGACAGTCAGCGCCATCAGGCGTTTGTCACGGTGCATCTCGGCGATGATGCCTTGCAGCGTTATAACAGCAAGTTGCCGCTGGTGGTCTATGTCCCACAAGGGGTACAGGTGAAATATCGTATCTGGCAGGCGCAGCCGCAGGTACAGGATGCGCTGACCCAATAA
- a CDS encoding helix-turn-helix domain-containing protein yields the protein MTTQGQHQLLVDALIQWIEQNLDKRILIDDIADRAGYSKWYLQRLFKEVTGYNLAAYVRRRRLIRAAAELQRSNKKIMEITLQYGFDSQQTFSRAFKRRYGTSPGSYRQRADAQGGEHLSGPLLAPM from the coding sequence ATGACGACCCAGGGACAACATCAACTGTTGGTTGACGCATTAATTCAGTGGATAGAGCAGAATCTGGATAAACGCATACTGATCGACGATATCGCCGACCGGGCGGGATATTCCAAGTGGTATCTACAACGGCTGTTCAAGGAGGTAACCGGGTATAACCTGGCCGCCTACGTCCGCCGGCGTCGACTGATCCGCGCGGCGGCCGAGCTGCAGCGCAGCAATAAGAAAATCATGGAGATCACGCTGCAATATGGCTTCGACAGCCAACAGACGTTTAGCCGAGCCTTTAAACGCCGCTATGGCACGTCACCCGGCAGCTACCGCCAACGCGCCGACGCACAAGGGGGGGAGCACCTCAGCGGCCCCCTGCTGGCGCCGATGTAA
- the leuE gene encoding leucine efflux protein LeuE produces MLESFGVLNIWTYVLGAVFIILVPGPNTLFVLKTGITGGVREGYKAASAVLIGDGVLIFLAYLGIASLIRSSPFLFNLIKMLGALYLLYLGIKILYSTLRRRDTPHQGEERIEVSHTFRKALTLSLTNPKSILFYVSFFVQFIDLNYAHTGLSFLILATILECISICYMTFLIFSGAALAHFLGQKQRLARLGNSLVGVMFLGFASKLASATA; encoded by the coding sequence GTGTTAGAAAGCTTTGGCGTACTCAATATCTGGACATATGTCCTGGGTGCGGTATTTATCATCTTAGTTCCCGGCCCCAACACCCTATTCGTACTGAAGACCGGGATCACCGGTGGTGTGCGCGAAGGCTATAAGGCCGCCAGCGCCGTGTTGATCGGGGATGGTGTATTGATCTTTCTGGCCTATCTTGGGATCGCCTCCTTGATCCGCTCCTCACCGTTCCTCTTCAATCTGATCAAGATGCTGGGGGCGCTCTATCTTCTCTATCTGGGGATTAAAATCCTCTACTCTACGTTGCGCCGACGTGACACGCCGCATCAAGGAGAGGAGCGTATCGAAGTCAGCCACACCTTTCGCAAGGCGCTGACCCTGAGCCTGACCAACCCCAAGTCGATCCTGTTTTACGTCTCTTTCTTCGTACAGTTTATCGACTTGAACTACGCCCATACCGGGCTCTCTTTCCTGATCCTGGCGACGATCTTGGAATGCATCAGCATCTGCTATATGACCTTCCTGATCTTTTCCGGCGCCGCCCTGGCTCACTTTCTGGGGCAGAAGCAGCGTCTGGCACGCCTGGGTAACTCCCTGGTCGGTGTTATGTTCCTCGGTTTCGCCAGCAAGCTGGCCAGTGCAACCGCCTGA